A genomic window from Silurus meridionalis isolate SWU-2019-XX chromosome 21, ASM1480568v1, whole genome shotgun sequence includes:
- the cip2a gene encoding protein CIP2A isoform X4 — MDVTTCLKSLLMGIRQYKSNGGALNTSLLQKQIEDVSVLKCSRILSSGQVLPSECLNGLLELAGDPNTSPALTGSVLSLLGQLASDDDSKEVLHSRYNIFGTLVAVIHCNGATPEEPMVLQCLQVLQRLTYNVRLLHCASHMDDLLTFLMLNIQSQNDDVTKSCLGLMANLCRHNQSVQVHIKSQINVKAFYRALLNFLGHNCLTVVVFALSILSSLTLSEEVGQKLFNAKNIHQTFQLIFNITVNGDGTLTRNYAVDLLVDLLKNAKIADYLTNYKHLPVCLSEVVGLLHGKDPDTAGKVLELLVSLCSVPALRGLICQTVLKPAAPRLQPATRNPAQSRGAEPGLALLQWATRPLQGPERCCLLALELFTELFEEVIGSSQSGSARSFLELLLPALASLLQTPDLSSEDELLHRHCTRAGRVLDLLLVLCGDDFLKTLVAKQVNSELCVSLVELLLFNGQDYVTPLCSDSSSQLRQTCCETVLKTLELMSHLKQHVVDMETCFYRILQDPRMVTPLSQALTSRHRGRVHAALRVLFEAAPLPDFPAIILGESIAANNAYWKREGELGVRGSGVQEDGVPAVKNFAPNSPSRQNIDSLIEKLQSGIQLQEQIKDVHMSEIIDVYEQKISALASKEGRLQDLLEAKALALSQADRLIAQYRCQRAQAEAEARKLASLLKDTERRKEDLQAELSDQVMEVEKLKSDSQQLLQHNSRLQAVSDEHQNLKSTYNQLLSRYSKSEVMLKELQATHISLTQQAESLRKSNEGFRLQQERLSSELQQKEEKISGMEAEMQEKRDTIAELQAEARRQEEQAEEMKENINTLRKELAKTEQARKDASIKASSLELQRSQLESKLQKREEELGKHTQMIAMIHSLSSGKLKSDATANLSL, encoded by the exons ATGGACGTTACGACGTGCCTGAAGTCACTGCTTATGGGGATTCGGCAGTACAAAAGCAACGGAGGCGCCTTGAACACGTCACTGCTGCAAAAACAAATCGAG GATGTGTCTGTTTTAAAGTGCTCCAGGATCTTATCTTCAGGACAGGTTCTTCCCAGTGAGTGCCTGAATGGGCTGCTGGAACTGGCTGGAGATCCCAACACCAGTCCTGCACTTACAGGGAGCGTCCTGTCTCTGCTCGGACAGCTCG CATCTGATGATGATAGTAAAGAGGTGCTCCATAGCCGTTATAACATCTTTGGGACCCTGGTGGCTGTAATCCACTGTAACGGAGCTACACCCGAGGAGCCGATGGTGCTACAG TGTCTTCAGGTCCTACAGCGTCTCACTTACAACGTCCGACTCCTGCACTGCGCCTCTCACATGGAtgacctcctcaccttcctcATGCTCAACAT CCAGTCTCAGAATGATGATGTCACCAAGTCGTGCCTAGGCCTCATGGCTAATCTGTGTCGACACAATCAGTCTGTACAGGTGCACATTAAATCTCAG ATTAATGTTAAAGCTTTTTACAGAGCTTTGCTTAACTTTCTCGGTCACAATTGCCTCACCGTGGTCGTCTTTGCGCTCTCGATTCTATCCAGCCTAACCCTCAGCGAGGAAGTGGGACAAAAG TTGTTCAACGCAAAGAACATTCACCAGACCTTCCAGCTCATCTTCAACATCACAGTGAACGGAGACGGGACCCTGACCAGGAACTACGCCGTCGACCTGCTGGTGGATCTGCTAAAAAACGCCAAGATCGCTGATTATCTCACCAA ttaTAAACACCTCCCCGTGTGTCTGAGCGAGGTGGTTGGCCTTCTCCATGGGAAAGACCCGGATACAGCAGGGAAG gttCTGGAGCTGCTCGTTTCTTTGTGCTCAGTCCCAGCTCTGCGTGGTCTCATCTGTCAGACGGTTCTAAAACCCGCCGCTCCTCGCCTCCAGCCTGCCACCAGGAACCCCGCCCAGTCCAGGGGGGCGGAGCCGGGCCTGGCGCTGCTTCAGTGGGCCACGCGCCCCCTACAGGGACCGGAGCGGTGCTGCCTGCTCGCTCTGGAGCTCTTCACTGAGCTGTTCGAG gAGGTGATTGGTTCCTCGCAGTCGGGTTCTGCTCGCTCGTTTTTGGAGCTCCTCCTCCCAGCCCTGGCGAGTTTATTGCAGACTCCAGACCTCAGCTCAGAAGACGAGCTGCTCCACAGGCACTGCACCAGAGCGGGGCGAGTGCTTGACCTCCTGCTTG TGCTTTGTGGTGACGACTTCCTGAAGACTCTGGTGGCGAAGCAGGTGAACTCGGAGCTCTGCGTGTCTCTGGTGGAGCTTCTACTGTTTAACGGTCAGGACTACGTCACCCCGTTATGCTCGGACTCCAGCTCTCAGCTCAG ACAGACGTGCTGTGAGACGGTACTGAAGACTCTGGAGTTGATGAGCCATCTCAAACAGCACGTAGTCGACATGGAGACTTGCTTTTACCGGATCCTGcag GACCCGCGCATGGTGACGCCTCTGTCTCAGGCTCTCACGTCCCGACACCGAGGGCGAGTTCATGCAGCGCTGCGAGTCCTGTTCGAAGCCGCTCCGCTGCCTGACTTCCCCGCCATCAT ATTAGGAGAAAGCATCGCAGCGAATAACGCATACTGGAAGCGCGAGGGTGAGCTGGGCGTCAGAGGCAGCGGCGTTCAGGAGGACGGAGTCCCCGCGGTGAAGAACTTCGCTCCGAACAGTCCGTCTCGGCAGAACATCGACAGCCTCATCGAGAAACTGCAGAGCGGCATTCAG TTACAGGAGCAGATCAAAGATGTTCATATGTCTGAGATTATCGACGTGTACGAACAGAAAATCTCCGCCCTGGCC tctaAAGAAGGTCGTCTGCAGGACCTGTTGGAGGCCAAAGCTCTTGCTCTGTCTCAAGCTGATCGTCTCATCGCTCAGTACCGCTGTCAGAGAGCACAGGCTGAGGCtgag GCCCGGAAGCTGGCCTCTCTGCTGAAGGACACTGAGAGGAGGAAAGAAGATCTCCAGGCTGAGCTGAGCGATcaggtgatggaggtggagaAGCTGAAGAGCGACAGTCAGCAGCTCCTACAGCACAACAGCCGTCTGCAGGCCGTGTCTGACGAACACCAGAACCTGAAGAGCACCTACAACCAGCTGCTAAGCAG GTACAGTAAGAGTGAAGTGATGCTGAAGGAGCTCCAGGCCACCCACATCTCCCTCACGCAACAGGCCGAATCCCTGAGGAAGAGCAACGAGGGGTTTAGGCTGCAGCAGGAGAG GTTGTCGTCAGAGCTGCagcagaaggaggagaagatcTCCGGGATGGAAGCTGAAATGCAGGAGAAACGTGACACTATAGCGG AACTGCAGGCCGAGGCAAGGAGGCAGGAAGAGCAGGCTGAAGAAATGAAGGAGAACATCAACACACTGCGGAAGGAACTCGCCAAAACCGAGCAGGCCAGGAAGGATGCTAGCATCAAG GCCTCGTCTCTGGAGCTGCAAAGATCTCAgctggagtccaaactgcagAAGAGGGAAGAGGAGCTGGGCAAGCACACGCAGATGATCGCCATGATCCACAGCCTGAGCAGCGGCAAACTGAAGAGCGACGCCACAGCCAACCTTTCTCtgtga
- the cip2a gene encoding protein CIP2A isoform X2: MDVTTCLKSLLMGIRQYKSNGGALNTSLLQKQIEDVSVLKCSRILSSGQVLPSECLNGLLELAGDPNTSPALTGSVLSLLGQLASDDDSKEVLHSRYNIFGTLVAVIHCNGATPEEPMVLQCLQVLQRLTYNVRLLHCASHMDDLLTFLMLNIQSQNDDVTKSCLGLMANLCRHNQSVQVHIKSQINVKAFYRALLNFLGHNCLTVVVFALSILSSLTLSEEVGQKLFNAKNIHQTFQLIFNITVNGDGTLTRNYAVDLLVDLLKNAKIADYLTNYKHLPVCLSEVVGLLHGKDPDTAGKVLELLVSLCSVPALRGLICQTVLKPAAPRLQPATRNPAQSRGAEPGLALLQWATRPLQGPERCCLLALELFTELFEEVIGSSQSGSARSFLELLLPALASLLQTPDLSSEDELLHRHCTRAGRVLDLLLVLCGDDFLKTLVAKQVNSELCVSLVELLLFNGQDYVTPLCSDSSSQLRCPKRPSSSLRQTCCETVLKTLELMSHLKQHVVDMETCFYRILQDPRMVTPLSQALTSRHRGRVHAALRVLFEAAPLPDFPAIILGESIAANNAYWKREGELGVRGSGVQEDGVPAVKNFAPNSPSRQNIDSLIEKLQSGIQEQIKDVHMSEIIDVYEQKISALASKEGRLQDLLEAKALALSQADRLIAQYRCQRAQAEAEARKLASLLKDTERRKEDLQAELSDQVMEVEKLKSDSQQLLQHNSRLQAVSDEHQNLKSTYNQLLSRYSKSEVMLKELQATHISLTQQAESLRKSNEGFRLQQERLSSELQQKEEKISGMEAEMQEKRDTIAELQAEARRQEEQAEEMKENINTLRKELAKTEQARKDASIKASSLELQRSQLESKLQKREEELGKHTQMIAMIHSLSSGKLKSDATANLSL; encoded by the exons ATGGACGTTACGACGTGCCTGAAGTCACTGCTTATGGGGATTCGGCAGTACAAAAGCAACGGAGGCGCCTTGAACACGTCACTGCTGCAAAAACAAATCGAG GATGTGTCTGTTTTAAAGTGCTCCAGGATCTTATCTTCAGGACAGGTTCTTCCCAGTGAGTGCCTGAATGGGCTGCTGGAACTGGCTGGAGATCCCAACACCAGTCCTGCACTTACAGGGAGCGTCCTGTCTCTGCTCGGACAGCTCG CATCTGATGATGATAGTAAAGAGGTGCTCCATAGCCGTTATAACATCTTTGGGACCCTGGTGGCTGTAATCCACTGTAACGGAGCTACACCCGAGGAGCCGATGGTGCTACAG TGTCTTCAGGTCCTACAGCGTCTCACTTACAACGTCCGACTCCTGCACTGCGCCTCTCACATGGAtgacctcctcaccttcctcATGCTCAACAT CCAGTCTCAGAATGATGATGTCACCAAGTCGTGCCTAGGCCTCATGGCTAATCTGTGTCGACACAATCAGTCTGTACAGGTGCACATTAAATCTCAG ATTAATGTTAAAGCTTTTTACAGAGCTTTGCTTAACTTTCTCGGTCACAATTGCCTCACCGTGGTCGTCTTTGCGCTCTCGATTCTATCCAGCCTAACCCTCAGCGAGGAAGTGGGACAAAAG TTGTTCAACGCAAAGAACATTCACCAGACCTTCCAGCTCATCTTCAACATCACAGTGAACGGAGACGGGACCCTGACCAGGAACTACGCCGTCGACCTGCTGGTGGATCTGCTAAAAAACGCCAAGATCGCTGATTATCTCACCAA ttaTAAACACCTCCCCGTGTGTCTGAGCGAGGTGGTTGGCCTTCTCCATGGGAAAGACCCGGATACAGCAGGGAAG gttCTGGAGCTGCTCGTTTCTTTGTGCTCAGTCCCAGCTCTGCGTGGTCTCATCTGTCAGACGGTTCTAAAACCCGCCGCTCCTCGCCTCCAGCCTGCCACCAGGAACCCCGCCCAGTCCAGGGGGGCGGAGCCGGGCCTGGCGCTGCTTCAGTGGGCCACGCGCCCCCTACAGGGACCGGAGCGGTGCTGCCTGCTCGCTCTGGAGCTCTTCACTGAGCTGTTCGAG gAGGTGATTGGTTCCTCGCAGTCGGGTTCTGCTCGCTCGTTTTTGGAGCTCCTCCTCCCAGCCCTGGCGAGTTTATTGCAGACTCCAGACCTCAGCTCAGAAGACGAGCTGCTCCACAGGCACTGCACCAGAGCGGGGCGAGTGCTTGACCTCCTGCTTG TGCTTTGTGGTGACGACTTCCTGAAGACTCTGGTGGCGAAGCAGGTGAACTCGGAGCTCTGCGTGTCTCTGGTGGAGCTTCTACTGTTTAACGGTCAGGACTACGTCACCCCGTTATGCTCGGACTCCAGCTCTCAGCTCAGGTGTCCTAAACGTCCTTCATCCAGCTTGAG ACAGACGTGCTGTGAGACGGTACTGAAGACTCTGGAGTTGATGAGCCATCTCAAACAGCACGTAGTCGACATGGAGACTTGCTTTTACCGGATCCTGcag GACCCGCGCATGGTGACGCCTCTGTCTCAGGCTCTCACGTCCCGACACCGAGGGCGAGTTCATGCAGCGCTGCGAGTCCTGTTCGAAGCCGCTCCGCTGCCTGACTTCCCCGCCATCAT ATTAGGAGAAAGCATCGCAGCGAATAACGCATACTGGAAGCGCGAGGGTGAGCTGGGCGTCAGAGGCAGCGGCGTTCAGGAGGACGGAGTCCCCGCGGTGAAGAACTTCGCTCCGAACAGTCCGTCTCGGCAGAACATCGACAGCCTCATCGAGAAACTGCAGAGCGGCATTCAG GAGCAGATCAAAGATGTTCATATGTCTGAGATTATCGACGTGTACGAACAGAAAATCTCCGCCCTGGCC tctaAAGAAGGTCGTCTGCAGGACCTGTTGGAGGCCAAAGCTCTTGCTCTGTCTCAAGCTGATCGTCTCATCGCTCAGTACCGCTGTCAGAGAGCACAGGCTGAGGCtgag GCCCGGAAGCTGGCCTCTCTGCTGAAGGACACTGAGAGGAGGAAAGAAGATCTCCAGGCTGAGCTGAGCGATcaggtgatggaggtggagaAGCTGAAGAGCGACAGTCAGCAGCTCCTACAGCACAACAGCCGTCTGCAGGCCGTGTCTGACGAACACCAGAACCTGAAGAGCACCTACAACCAGCTGCTAAGCAG GTACAGTAAGAGTGAAGTGATGCTGAAGGAGCTCCAGGCCACCCACATCTCCCTCACGCAACAGGCCGAATCCCTGAGGAAGAGCAACGAGGGGTTTAGGCTGCAGCAGGAGAG GTTGTCGTCAGAGCTGCagcagaaggaggagaagatcTCCGGGATGGAAGCTGAAATGCAGGAGAAACGTGACACTATAGCGG AACTGCAGGCCGAGGCAAGGAGGCAGGAAGAGCAGGCTGAAGAAATGAAGGAGAACATCAACACACTGCGGAAGGAACTCGCCAAAACCGAGCAGGCCAGGAAGGATGCTAGCATCAAG GCCTCGTCTCTGGAGCTGCAAAGATCTCAgctggagtccaaactgcagAAGAGGGAAGAGGAGCTGGGCAAGCACACGCAGATGATCGCCATGATCCACAGCCTGAGCAGCGGCAAACTGAAGAGCGACGCCACAGCCAACCTTTCTCtgtga
- the cip2a gene encoding protein CIP2A isoform X1 — protein sequence MDVTTCLKSLLMGIRQYKSNGGALNTSLLQKQIEDVSVLKCSRILSSGQVLPSECLNGLLELAGDPNTSPALTGSVLSLLGQLASDDDSKEVLHSRYNIFGTLVAVIHCNGATPEEPMVLQCLQVLQRLTYNVRLLHCASHMDDLLTFLMLNIQSQNDDVTKSCLGLMANLCRHNQSVQVHIKSQINVKAFYRALLNFLGHNCLTVVVFALSILSSLTLSEEVGQKLFNAKNIHQTFQLIFNITVNGDGTLTRNYAVDLLVDLLKNAKIADYLTNYKHLPVCLSEVVGLLHGKDPDTAGKVLELLVSLCSVPALRGLICQTVLKPAAPRLQPATRNPAQSRGAEPGLALLQWATRPLQGPERCCLLALELFTELFEEVIGSSQSGSARSFLELLLPALASLLQTPDLSSEDELLHRHCTRAGRVLDLLLVLCGDDFLKTLVAKQVNSELCVSLVELLLFNGQDYVTPLCSDSSSQLRCPKRPSSSLRQTCCETVLKTLELMSHLKQHVVDMETCFYRILQDPRMVTPLSQALTSRHRGRVHAALRVLFEAAPLPDFPAIILGESIAANNAYWKREGELGVRGSGVQEDGVPAVKNFAPNSPSRQNIDSLIEKLQSGIQLQEQIKDVHMSEIIDVYEQKISALASKEGRLQDLLEAKALALSQADRLIAQYRCQRAQAEAEARKLASLLKDTERRKEDLQAELSDQVMEVEKLKSDSQQLLQHNSRLQAVSDEHQNLKSTYNQLLSRYSKSEVMLKELQATHISLTQQAESLRKSNEGFRLQQERLSSELQQKEEKISGMEAEMQEKRDTIAELQAEARRQEEQAEEMKENINTLRKELAKTEQARKDASIKASSLELQRSQLESKLQKREEELGKHTQMIAMIHSLSSGKLKSDATANLSL from the exons ATGGACGTTACGACGTGCCTGAAGTCACTGCTTATGGGGATTCGGCAGTACAAAAGCAACGGAGGCGCCTTGAACACGTCACTGCTGCAAAAACAAATCGAG GATGTGTCTGTTTTAAAGTGCTCCAGGATCTTATCTTCAGGACAGGTTCTTCCCAGTGAGTGCCTGAATGGGCTGCTGGAACTGGCTGGAGATCCCAACACCAGTCCTGCACTTACAGGGAGCGTCCTGTCTCTGCTCGGACAGCTCG CATCTGATGATGATAGTAAAGAGGTGCTCCATAGCCGTTATAACATCTTTGGGACCCTGGTGGCTGTAATCCACTGTAACGGAGCTACACCCGAGGAGCCGATGGTGCTACAG TGTCTTCAGGTCCTACAGCGTCTCACTTACAACGTCCGACTCCTGCACTGCGCCTCTCACATGGAtgacctcctcaccttcctcATGCTCAACAT CCAGTCTCAGAATGATGATGTCACCAAGTCGTGCCTAGGCCTCATGGCTAATCTGTGTCGACACAATCAGTCTGTACAGGTGCACATTAAATCTCAG ATTAATGTTAAAGCTTTTTACAGAGCTTTGCTTAACTTTCTCGGTCACAATTGCCTCACCGTGGTCGTCTTTGCGCTCTCGATTCTATCCAGCCTAACCCTCAGCGAGGAAGTGGGACAAAAG TTGTTCAACGCAAAGAACATTCACCAGACCTTCCAGCTCATCTTCAACATCACAGTGAACGGAGACGGGACCCTGACCAGGAACTACGCCGTCGACCTGCTGGTGGATCTGCTAAAAAACGCCAAGATCGCTGATTATCTCACCAA ttaTAAACACCTCCCCGTGTGTCTGAGCGAGGTGGTTGGCCTTCTCCATGGGAAAGACCCGGATACAGCAGGGAAG gttCTGGAGCTGCTCGTTTCTTTGTGCTCAGTCCCAGCTCTGCGTGGTCTCATCTGTCAGACGGTTCTAAAACCCGCCGCTCCTCGCCTCCAGCCTGCCACCAGGAACCCCGCCCAGTCCAGGGGGGCGGAGCCGGGCCTGGCGCTGCTTCAGTGGGCCACGCGCCCCCTACAGGGACCGGAGCGGTGCTGCCTGCTCGCTCTGGAGCTCTTCACTGAGCTGTTCGAG gAGGTGATTGGTTCCTCGCAGTCGGGTTCTGCTCGCTCGTTTTTGGAGCTCCTCCTCCCAGCCCTGGCGAGTTTATTGCAGACTCCAGACCTCAGCTCAGAAGACGAGCTGCTCCACAGGCACTGCACCAGAGCGGGGCGAGTGCTTGACCTCCTGCTTG TGCTTTGTGGTGACGACTTCCTGAAGACTCTGGTGGCGAAGCAGGTGAACTCGGAGCTCTGCGTGTCTCTGGTGGAGCTTCTACTGTTTAACGGTCAGGACTACGTCACCCCGTTATGCTCGGACTCCAGCTCTCAGCTCAGGTGTCCTAAACGTCCTTCATCCAGCTTGAG ACAGACGTGCTGTGAGACGGTACTGAAGACTCTGGAGTTGATGAGCCATCTCAAACAGCACGTAGTCGACATGGAGACTTGCTTTTACCGGATCCTGcag GACCCGCGCATGGTGACGCCTCTGTCTCAGGCTCTCACGTCCCGACACCGAGGGCGAGTTCATGCAGCGCTGCGAGTCCTGTTCGAAGCCGCTCCGCTGCCTGACTTCCCCGCCATCAT ATTAGGAGAAAGCATCGCAGCGAATAACGCATACTGGAAGCGCGAGGGTGAGCTGGGCGTCAGAGGCAGCGGCGTTCAGGAGGACGGAGTCCCCGCGGTGAAGAACTTCGCTCCGAACAGTCCGTCTCGGCAGAACATCGACAGCCTCATCGAGAAACTGCAGAGCGGCATTCAG TTACAGGAGCAGATCAAAGATGTTCATATGTCTGAGATTATCGACGTGTACGAACAGAAAATCTCCGCCCTGGCC tctaAAGAAGGTCGTCTGCAGGACCTGTTGGAGGCCAAAGCTCTTGCTCTGTCTCAAGCTGATCGTCTCATCGCTCAGTACCGCTGTCAGAGAGCACAGGCTGAGGCtgag GCCCGGAAGCTGGCCTCTCTGCTGAAGGACACTGAGAGGAGGAAAGAAGATCTCCAGGCTGAGCTGAGCGATcaggtgatggaggtggagaAGCTGAAGAGCGACAGTCAGCAGCTCCTACAGCACAACAGCCGTCTGCAGGCCGTGTCTGACGAACACCAGAACCTGAAGAGCACCTACAACCAGCTGCTAAGCAG GTACAGTAAGAGTGAAGTGATGCTGAAGGAGCTCCAGGCCACCCACATCTCCCTCACGCAACAGGCCGAATCCCTGAGGAAGAGCAACGAGGGGTTTAGGCTGCAGCAGGAGAG GTTGTCGTCAGAGCTGCagcagaaggaggagaagatcTCCGGGATGGAAGCTGAAATGCAGGAGAAACGTGACACTATAGCGG AACTGCAGGCCGAGGCAAGGAGGCAGGAAGAGCAGGCTGAAGAAATGAAGGAGAACATCAACACACTGCGGAAGGAACTCGCCAAAACCGAGCAGGCCAGGAAGGATGCTAGCATCAAG GCCTCGTCTCTGGAGCTGCAAAGATCTCAgctggagtccaaactgcagAAGAGGGAAGAGGAGCTGGGCAAGCACACGCAGATGATCGCCATGATCCACAGCCTGAGCAGCGGCAAACTGAAGAGCGACGCCACAGCCAACCTTTCTCtgtga
- the cip2a gene encoding protein CIP2A isoform X3, whose translation MDVTTCLKSLLMGIRQYKSNGGALNTSLLQKQIEDVSVLKCSRILSSGQVLPSECLNGLLELAGDPNTSPALTGSVLSLLGQLASDDDSKEVLHSRYNIFGTLVAVIHCNGATPEEPMVLQCLQVLQRLTYNVRLLHCASHMDDLLTFLMLNIQSQNDDVTKSCLGLMANLCRHNQSVQVHIKSQINVKAFYRALLNFLGHNCLTVVVFALSILSSLTLSEEVGQKLFNAKNIHQTFQLIFNITVNGDGTLTRNYAVDLLVDLLKNAKIADYLTNYKHLPVCLSEVVGLLHGKDPDTAGKVLELLVSLCSVPALRGLICQTVLKPAAPRLQPATRNPAQSRGAEPGLALLQWATRPLQGPERCCLLALELFTELFEEVIGSSQSGSARSFLELLLPALASLLQTPDLSSEDELLHRHCTRAGRVLDLLLVLCGDDFLKTLVAKQVNSELCVSLVELLLFNGQDYVTPLCSDSSSQLSRQTCCETVLKTLELMSHLKQHVVDMETCFYRILQDPRMVTPLSQALTSRHRGRVHAALRVLFEAAPLPDFPAIILGESIAANNAYWKREGELGVRGSGVQEDGVPAVKNFAPNSPSRQNIDSLIEKLQSGIQLQEQIKDVHMSEIIDVYEQKISALASKEGRLQDLLEAKALALSQADRLIAQYRCQRAQAEAEARKLASLLKDTERRKEDLQAELSDQVMEVEKLKSDSQQLLQHNSRLQAVSDEHQNLKSTYNQLLSRYSKSEVMLKELQATHISLTQQAESLRKSNEGFRLQQERLSSELQQKEEKISGMEAEMQEKRDTIAELQAEARRQEEQAEEMKENINTLRKELAKTEQARKDASIKASSLELQRSQLESKLQKREEELGKHTQMIAMIHSLSSGKLKSDATANLSL comes from the exons ATGGACGTTACGACGTGCCTGAAGTCACTGCTTATGGGGATTCGGCAGTACAAAAGCAACGGAGGCGCCTTGAACACGTCACTGCTGCAAAAACAAATCGAG GATGTGTCTGTTTTAAAGTGCTCCAGGATCTTATCTTCAGGACAGGTTCTTCCCAGTGAGTGCCTGAATGGGCTGCTGGAACTGGCTGGAGATCCCAACACCAGTCCTGCACTTACAGGGAGCGTCCTGTCTCTGCTCGGACAGCTCG CATCTGATGATGATAGTAAAGAGGTGCTCCATAGCCGTTATAACATCTTTGGGACCCTGGTGGCTGTAATCCACTGTAACGGAGCTACACCCGAGGAGCCGATGGTGCTACAG TGTCTTCAGGTCCTACAGCGTCTCACTTACAACGTCCGACTCCTGCACTGCGCCTCTCACATGGAtgacctcctcaccttcctcATGCTCAACAT CCAGTCTCAGAATGATGATGTCACCAAGTCGTGCCTAGGCCTCATGGCTAATCTGTGTCGACACAATCAGTCTGTACAGGTGCACATTAAATCTCAG ATTAATGTTAAAGCTTTTTACAGAGCTTTGCTTAACTTTCTCGGTCACAATTGCCTCACCGTGGTCGTCTTTGCGCTCTCGATTCTATCCAGCCTAACCCTCAGCGAGGAAGTGGGACAAAAG TTGTTCAACGCAAAGAACATTCACCAGACCTTCCAGCTCATCTTCAACATCACAGTGAACGGAGACGGGACCCTGACCAGGAACTACGCCGTCGACCTGCTGGTGGATCTGCTAAAAAACGCCAAGATCGCTGATTATCTCACCAA ttaTAAACACCTCCCCGTGTGTCTGAGCGAGGTGGTTGGCCTTCTCCATGGGAAAGACCCGGATACAGCAGGGAAG gttCTGGAGCTGCTCGTTTCTTTGTGCTCAGTCCCAGCTCTGCGTGGTCTCATCTGTCAGACGGTTCTAAAACCCGCCGCTCCTCGCCTCCAGCCTGCCACCAGGAACCCCGCCCAGTCCAGGGGGGCGGAGCCGGGCCTGGCGCTGCTTCAGTGGGCCACGCGCCCCCTACAGGGACCGGAGCGGTGCTGCCTGCTCGCTCTGGAGCTCTTCACTGAGCTGTTCGAG gAGGTGATTGGTTCCTCGCAGTCGGGTTCTGCTCGCTCGTTTTTGGAGCTCCTCCTCCCAGCCCTGGCGAGTTTATTGCAGACTCCAGACCTCAGCTCAGAAGACGAGCTGCTCCACAGGCACTGCACCAGAGCGGGGCGAGTGCTTGACCTCCTGCTTG TGCTTTGTGGTGACGACTTCCTGAAGACTCTGGTGGCGAAGCAGGTGAACTCGGAGCTCTGCGTGTCTCTGGTGGAGCTTCTACTGTTTAACGGTCAGGACTACGTCACCCCGTTATGCTCGGACTCCAGCTCTCAGCTCAG TAGACAGACGTGCTGTGAGACGGTACTGAAGACTCTGGAGTTGATGAGCCATCTCAAACAGCACGTAGTCGACATGGAGACTTGCTTTTACCGGATCCTGcag GACCCGCGCATGGTGACGCCTCTGTCTCAGGCTCTCACGTCCCGACACCGAGGGCGAGTTCATGCAGCGCTGCGAGTCCTGTTCGAAGCCGCTCCGCTGCCTGACTTCCCCGCCATCAT ATTAGGAGAAAGCATCGCAGCGAATAACGCATACTGGAAGCGCGAGGGTGAGCTGGGCGTCAGAGGCAGCGGCGTTCAGGAGGACGGAGTCCCCGCGGTGAAGAACTTCGCTCCGAACAGTCCGTCTCGGCAGAACATCGACAGCCTCATCGAGAAACTGCAGAGCGGCATTCAG TTACAGGAGCAGATCAAAGATGTTCATATGTCTGAGATTATCGACGTGTACGAACAGAAAATCTCCGCCCTGGCC tctaAAGAAGGTCGTCTGCAGGACCTGTTGGAGGCCAAAGCTCTTGCTCTGTCTCAAGCTGATCGTCTCATCGCTCAGTACCGCTGTCAGAGAGCACAGGCTGAGGCtgag GCCCGGAAGCTGGCCTCTCTGCTGAAGGACACTGAGAGGAGGAAAGAAGATCTCCAGGCTGAGCTGAGCGATcaggtgatggaggtggagaAGCTGAAGAGCGACAGTCAGCAGCTCCTACAGCACAACAGCCGTCTGCAGGCCGTGTCTGACGAACACCAGAACCTGAAGAGCACCTACAACCAGCTGCTAAGCAG GTACAGTAAGAGTGAAGTGATGCTGAAGGAGCTCCAGGCCACCCACATCTCCCTCACGCAACAGGCCGAATCCCTGAGGAAGAGCAACGAGGGGTTTAGGCTGCAGCAGGAGAG GTTGTCGTCAGAGCTGCagcagaaggaggagaagatcTCCGGGATGGAAGCTGAAATGCAGGAGAAACGTGACACTATAGCGG AACTGCAGGCCGAGGCAAGGAGGCAGGAAGAGCAGGCTGAAGAAATGAAGGAGAACATCAACACACTGCGGAAGGAACTCGCCAAAACCGAGCAGGCCAGGAAGGATGCTAGCATCAAG GCCTCGTCTCTGGAGCTGCAAAGATCTCAgctggagtccaaactgcagAAGAGGGAAGAGGAGCTGGGCAAGCACACGCAGATGATCGCCATGATCCACAGCCTGAGCAGCGGCAAACTGAAGAGCGACGCCACAGCCAACCTTTCTCtgtga